In Capricornis sumatraensis isolate serow.1 chromosome 2, serow.2, whole genome shotgun sequence, the DNA window GAAAAGAGATGGGCCTAAAGGGCCCCTTCTTGGCCAAAGACTCTctacaggaaaaaaaggaagagaaatgactAACTTTTGAGTAGTTACTTGGTTTtgttgtccaatatggtagccaccagCCATATGTGGCTGTTGAGCCCTTGAAATAAGGATGACACGCCCCtaaatattttagttattatGGATTAAAAcaattgttaaaattaatttcacccatttcttttcattttaaaaatatatctactagaaaaaagtaaaattacatgTTACATGTGTAgctcacatttaattttttaatttattttctttatatctaGCTCACATTACTTCTATCAAATTGCACTGATCAGAGTTTTTATGTCTATTACCCAATTCTTAAATACAACTCTTTGCACGTCTTATCATTTTACAGGAGAGACTAGAAGGAAAAACAgtttatgtgccagacactgcatATTTGACATGTATTGCCTCATGGAACCTATATATGATGATGAAACAGGCTGAGAAAATAAACAACCTCCCCTAAGTCACATGGATAATCAATGACACAGCTAATCTACCTCTGTGCCCTGTCCTACACTACATCTCTTCCTTgaacaaagagaaggaaggacTGAGAACTAATCAACACACCCTTAGCACTGACATATGCTctttcattcatctgttcatgcaACCTCTCTGTAATGGCAGCCCAAGAATCACATGGTTGCAGCTTAACTTACCAGGGCCTCTCTTATCCCAGCCACAGATCATGGTGCCCATGGACAGCCCCATGCCTTTATACTGATACACCATGTTGGCAAGCAGCTTGGAGGCAGCTGCTACGGAGATGCGCTCCTTGTTTCGAAGCTCATAGATTCGACATTGCCGAGCCAATAGCCGCTCCCAGAAGCTGCAATCCGCTGCACCCCCAGCCATGGTGCCCAGCAGGTAGGGGTTGATCTCTATcaccttctttactgtctgggagGCGATGTAGGCACCGGCTGTGGCCCGAGAATCTGCTGCAACAATGACTCCGTGGCGAAACTGTTAGGGATTAGAGAAAACACAAGCCAGGGGCCACATCAGACCACAGAAACATCACCCTGACATTTCTTTGTGCATCGATACAACCCCAGAACATCTCTGTCGCTGCTGTTTTATACTTCACAACGTATTTTCCCACTTATATGTCACTGGAGCTTCTCATCAATAGCTTCAGGTGAGATTACTTTCACTTGCTggctgaggaaacaggctcaatGAGATCGAATGACttacccaagatcacagagcCAGTTATTACAAAGCTAGGCCAGGAATCTTAATTGTCTGGCTCCTATTAGAGTGCTTCCTCCCACCAACTTTCCTCCTCAAGCCATAACGTTTCAGTTACCCTGACCTATCCGGGCCACTGTTTCCAAAATCTTTGGTGATCACAACAGCCTTCCTTCTGCCAGAGTTCACTGTCGTTGCGGCCGCCTCTTTCCCGGACAGGAGCAGCCTGGGGTCGCCTGGGAATCAATCCAAACAGCCTCGAAATCCTTCTCCCACTTACCCTCACTATTCCTCAGCCCCCCCGCCACCCCGCTCCCGCCAGAATAAGAACCGAGGCCTCTCGGGACAATGAGACAGCGAAACTGCCGGGGTCGGGGCGAGAGGCCCGGGTCTCCGCCTGGGCTTCGCGGCCGCGGCTACGGCGGGTTCTGGACCCGCTGGGAAGCGTGGAAGGGCGCAGGCGGGCAGGATTCAGCCCGGCGCGGCGGCTGTGTCTGCACCTTGAAGGCCAGGGTGGTGGTTCCATGAAGCATTTCAATTCTCGGCTCCTCTGGGACACCCCAGCTGGGCGCGGCCAGGCTCAGCCCATCGCTGGGACTGCCTGGACCCAGGTCCAGCAGATCCGCACGACCCCCGAGTCCAAAAAACCCGCGCCGGTTCACCGGTAGCGGCCTCTCCAACACGCTGGCCAGCGCCATGTCTAGTAAGGGCAAGGGAACTGCTTGCCAGAACGCCTAGCAAAGAGCGACCGGGCAACGCCTCGCCGTCGCAGCTTCACTCCCTATTAAATCTATCCCAGGGAGGAGCCATTTCAAGTCCTGGCAACCACGCCTCCAAACACCGGAGCCAGACGCGAGTAATTATTTTcaccaaggaggaaaaaaataaatggcttCACTCCCCTTAAATTATAAAGGGGTGTGGCTGACATCTTGACTTTGGCCACGTAACCAACGCAGGATTAGATTAACCTCAAATTCATAAGAAGCAAACGCAAACGTCAGGTTAAGGGAGGGAAGTGGGGCCGGCCATCTTTGAGACGGGCGTGACTGGATGAAAATCTGTTCTAAACCGGTAGCAGTAAatcggccccgccccgcccggtgTCCAAGCAACAATTAACATCTATACCTTttcagcagtctgttaatgagaCTGAAGTTGCTATTTTGTTTAAGGGCACTCTGTAATACTGGGTAAAATAATGATCTACTCTGAGGCTATTTTCCTATGAAGTTTCTAAAACCACGGTAGTTTGAGCTAGAAAGCGCAACAAACATGAGTGCTATACCTCTTGTGTTTTGATAGCATCAACCGCCACAATAGCCAGGTTCTCTAACAGCAACCAATTTTTAAGATTCAGTATTGTCTTTA includes these proteins:
- the PSMB5 gene encoding proteasome subunit beta type-5 isoform X2; its protein translation is MALASVLERPLPVNRRGFFGLGGRADLLDLGPGSPSDGLSLAAPSWGVPEEPRIEMLHGTTTLAFKFRHGVIVAADSRATAGAYIASQTVKKVIEINPYLLGTMAGGAADCSFWERLLARQCRIYELRNKERISVAAASKLLANMVYQYKGMGLSMGTMICGWDKRGPVPEVLCRKPKSFELY
- the PSMB5 gene encoding proteasome subunit beta type-5 isoform X1 — translated: MALASVLERPLPVNRRGFFGLGGRADLLDLGPGSPSDGLSLAAPSWGVPEEPRIEMLHGTTTLAFKFRHGVIVAADSRATAGAYIASQTVKKVIEINPYLLGTMAGGAADCSFWERLLARQCRIYELRNKERISVAAASKLLANMVYQYKGMGLSMGTMICGWDKRGPGLYYVDSEGNRISGATFSVGSGSVYAYGVMDRGYSYDLEVEEAYDLARRAIYQATYRDAYSGGSVSLYHVREDGWIRVSSDNVADLHDKYSESTH